A DNA window from Anastrepha obliqua isolate idAnaObli1 chromosome 5, idAnaObli1_1.0, whole genome shotgun sequence contains the following coding sequences:
- the LOC129248138 gene encoding cytochrome c1 → MADVVEKKETPIVEKVAAEEVEAQKEKEVAEEVAPAAENGSADSASAKENGDAAEVAAESTTETPKEASAEAEAAAPAEENGKDDEAESEATDSAPAEAVKRKVAEDESKPEESTAATPEKKAKLDEPVKEDTQNGSEASEVAA, encoded by the exons ATGGCCGATGTTGTTGAAAAGAA AGAAACTCCAATTGTCGAGAAAGTCGCTGCTGAAGAAGTAGAAGCACAAAAGGAAAAAGAGGTTGCAGAGGAGGTAGCACCAGCCGCCGAAAATGGTAGTGCTGACAGTGCATCCGCCAAAGAAAATGGTGACGCTGCCGAAGTAGCCGCTGAATCTACAACTGAAACGCCAAAAGAAGCATCTGCTGAGGCTGAAGCTGCCGCTCCTGCCGAAGAAAATGGCAAGGATGACGAAGCGGAAAGCGAAGCAACTG ATTCAGCACCCGCAGAGGCTGTAAAGAGAAAAGTAGCTGAAGACGAATCAAAACCAGAAGAATCCACTGCAGCAACACCTGAGAAAAAAGCCAAGCTAGACGAACCAGTTAAAGAAGACACCCAAAATGGTTCCGAAGCATCAGAGGTTGCGGCTTAA